CAAATTAAAGAAGAAGGAATTTTAGATATCCTGACAGAAGCTGGTTTCGTACTACGTCAACCTGGATGTTCTGCTTGTTTAGCCATGAACGACGATAAAGTTCCTGCTGGCAAATATGCAGTAAGTACTTCAAACAGAAACTTTGAAGGTCGCCAAGGTCCCGGTTCTAGAACTTTATTAGCGAGTCCGATTATGGCTGCTGCAGCTGCTGTTACAGGAAAACTAACGGATCCAAGGGAGCTTTTTTAATTTTAGATTGAAGATTTTAGATTGCTGATGTAACTGAATCCAAATGTCTTCAAATGAAATTGACTAACATTATTAAAACAAAATATTTTAGATTCAAAGTTTTACGTTTTCAAAAGAAAATCTAAAATCCAAAATCTAAAATCTAAAATTCCAAAAAATGGCATACGATAAATTTAATATACTTACAAGCAGCGCAGTGCCGTTGCCAATTGAGAACGTAGATACAGATCAAATTATTCCAGCTCGTTTCTTAAAAGCTACAAAACGTGAAGGCTTTGGAGATAATCTTTTTAGAGACTGGAGATACAATGGAGATGATACTCCAAAAGCAGATTTCGTTTTAAACAACCCAACTTATAGTGGAAAAATCCTTGTAGGGGGAAAAAACTTCGGTTCTGGATCTTCTAGAGAGCACGCTGCATGGGCAGTTTATGATTACGGATTCCGCGCTGTAGTTTCTAGTTTCTTTGCTGATATCTTCAAAGGAAACTGTTTAAATATAGGTGTTTTACCAGTACAAATCAGCCCAGAATTTTTAGCGAATATTTTCAAAGCTATCGAAGCTGATCCAAAAACAGAATTAGAAATTAATCTTCCTAACCAAACCATTACTTTATTGTCAACTGGCGAGCAAGAATCTTT
This is a stretch of genomic DNA from Flavobacterium endoglycinae. It encodes these proteins:
- the leuD gene encoding 3-isopropylmalate dehydratase small subunit — protein: MAYDKFNILTSSAVPLPIENVDTDQIIPARFLKATKREGFGDNLFRDWRYNGDDTPKADFVLNNPTYSGKILVGGKNFGSGSSREHAAWAVYDYGFRAVVSSFFADIFKGNCLNIGVLPVQISPEFLANIFKAIEADPKTELEINLPNQTITLLSTGEQESFAINGYKKNNLINGFDDIDYLQNMKEEIKAFADKLPY